A single genomic interval of Helianthus annuus cultivar XRQ/B chromosome 6, HanXRQr2.0-SUNRISE, whole genome shotgun sequence harbors:
- the LOC110865642 gene encoding 36.4 kDa proline-rich protein encodes MESSKKLMAFFLISMFLVSSANPVDLDCHCGKPTPTPKPPVVKPPVVKPPVVKPPVVKPPVVKPPVVKPPVVKPPVIKPPVVKPPVVKPPVTLPPVVKPPVTLPPVVKPPVTLPPVTLPPVVKPPITLPPVPLPPVVKPPVTLPPVTLPPVVTPPIVTPPTAKPCPPPMSTPAPPATCPIDTLKLGACVDLLGGLVHIGLGDPAVNKCCPIIAGLAELEAAVCLCTTLKLKALNLNIYVPIALELLVTCGKTPPPGYTCSL; translated from the coding sequence ATGGAGTCCTCAAAGAAGCTTATGGCTTTTTTCTTGATTTCAATGTTCTTGGTTTCTTCTGCCAATCCGGTTGATCTTGATTGTCATTGTGGCAAGCCAACACCCACCCCAAAACCACCGGTCGTCAAACCACCCGTTGTAAAACCACCTGTTGTAAAACCACCGGTCGTCAAACCACCCGTTGTAAAACCACCGGTTGTCAAACCACCTGTTGTAAAACCACCGGTCATCAAACCACCTGTTGTAAAACCACCCGTTGTGAAACCACCAGTCACTCTCCCACCCGTCGTAAAACCACCAGTCACCCTCCCACCTGTCGTAAAACCACCAGTCACCCTTCCACCTGTCACTCTCCCACCCGTTGTAAAACCACCCATCACCCTTCCACCTGTCCCTCTCCCACCCGTCGTAAAACCACCCGTCACCCTTCCACCAGTCACCCTCCCACCCGTTGTCACCCCACCAATTGTCACACCACCAACCGCGAAACCCTGCCCACCACCAATGTCTACACCAGCTCCACCAGCAACATGCCCAATTGACACCCTAAAGCTGGGAGCTTGTGTCGACCTTCTAGGAGGGTTAGTCCACATTGGGTTGGGTGACCCTGCGGTTAACAAATGCTGTCCAATTATAGCCGGATTAGCTGAACTAGAAGCTGCAGTTTGTTTGTGCACAACCCTAAAACTTAAGGCTTTGAACCTCAATATTTATGTTCCAATCGCTCTAGAGCTGCTAGTTACGTGTGGCAAGACTCCTCCTCCTGGGTACACGTGCTCCCTCTAA